From Nguyenibacter vanlangensis, one genomic window encodes:
- a CDS encoding lipopolysaccharide biosynthesis protein, whose translation MAGQEHGRTIRAGGLGRAATSGVLWLMIQSLAARGIGFVSQLALAWLLTPADFGVIGLAYTVFGIANALVSFGVDDVLLQRQKVMTLWSAPAFWICLSLGTLGMVGMLVAAPFAAAWYHSPELVGLISALAIATPIKTLATVPSVRIRADMNFRFLAAYNTFEIFALQLGTIFLAWLGCGAYSFAIPIPVLAVIKAGLFWWKAPPRIARTFRKVQVRYILGSSTTVFATRTIIEIVNQGDYIVLGLIASHSVVGLYFFAFRFSAQPVRMLAGNFINVLLPAFAQLRGDPARQTDAALKACRLLAYIVVPFCFLQAALAGPGLHFLFGTRWSAAVPYIQILSMGLPFDAVSWITGSLLSARREFRLGLMFAAISLPLFFGMAIVGGLADSAFGVAIAVGLYYFTYPPLCSLLILRRCGVAVPRVLELYIMPFVLSAVAIGGGYLASFLPVIRAYDLSRIIVIGGVGCCLYPVLLFLLCRDVFDQLAQRFGGMLGKFPRLRVAAASNG comes from the coding sequence ATGGCGGGGCAGGAGCACGGGCGGACGATCCGGGCCGGCGGGTTGGGCCGGGCCGCAACCAGCGGCGTCTTATGGCTGATGATTCAAAGCCTCGCGGCGCGGGGCATCGGCTTCGTCTCGCAATTGGCGCTCGCCTGGCTGCTGACCCCCGCCGATTTCGGCGTGATCGGCCTGGCCTACACGGTCTTCGGCATCGCGAACGCCCTGGTCAGTTTCGGCGTCGACGACGTCCTGCTGCAGCGTCAGAAGGTCATGACCCTGTGGTCCGCGCCGGCATTCTGGATCTGCCTGTCGCTGGGAACGCTGGGGATGGTGGGCATGCTGGTCGCCGCCCCGTTCGCCGCCGCCTGGTACCATTCGCCCGAACTGGTCGGGCTGATCTCGGCGCTGGCGATCGCGACGCCGATCAAGACGCTGGCGACCGTTCCGTCGGTGCGGATCCGCGCGGACATGAATTTCCGCTTCCTCGCCGCCTATAACACGTTCGAAATCTTCGCCCTCCAACTCGGAACGATCTTTCTGGCCTGGCTGGGATGCGGCGCCTACAGTTTCGCAATCCCGATCCCGGTCCTCGCGGTCATCAAGGCCGGTCTGTTCTGGTGGAAGGCGCCGCCACGCATCGCCCGCACCTTCCGCAAGGTGCAGGTGCGCTATATCCTCGGCAGCAGCACGACCGTATTCGCAACCCGCACGATCATCGAAATCGTCAATCAGGGCGATTATATCGTTCTCGGGCTGATCGCGTCGCATTCGGTGGTGGGGCTGTATTTCTTCGCCTTTCGCTTCTCCGCGCAGCCGGTCCGCATGCTGGCCGGAAATTTCATCAATGTCCTCCTGCCGGCATTCGCCCAGTTGCGCGGCGATCCCGCCCGCCAGACCGACGCCGCGCTGAAGGCCTGCCGCCTGCTCGCCTATATCGTGGTGCCGTTCTGCTTCCTTCAGGCCGCGCTCGCGGGGCCCGGGCTGCATTTCCTGTTCGGCACCAGATGGAGTGCCGCCGTGCCCTATATCCAGATCCTCAGCATGGGCCTGCCCTTCGACGCCGTGTCGTGGATCACCGGATCGCTGCTCAGCGCCCGGCGCGAATTCCGCCTGGGCCTGATGTTCGCCGCCATTTCGCTCCCGCTCTTCTTCGGCATGGCGATCGTCGGCGGTCTGGCCGACAGCGCCTTCGGCGTCGCCATCGCGGTGGGGCTGTATTATTTCACCTATCCGCCGCTCTGCTCGCTGTTGATCCTGCGGCGCTGCGGCGTCGCCGTCCCACGGGTGCTGGAACTCTACATCATGCCGTTCGTCCTGTCGGCGGTGGCCATAGGCGGCGGCTATCTCGCATCCTTTCTGCCGGTCATCCGCGCCTACGACCTGTCGCGGATCATCGTGATCGGGGGCGTGGGGTGCTGCCTCTATCCGGTTCTTCTTTTCCTGCTCTGCCGCGATGTCTTCGACCAGCTTGCCCAGCGATTCGGCGGCATGTTGGGGAAATTCCCGCGCCTCCGGGTCGCTGCGGCATCGAACGGATAA
- a CDS encoding acyltransferase, with amino-acid sequence MSLQYLRALAAVGVVLFHQFQSVSPIFTVGRYGVGLFFVISGIIMVSLTEGRSIRPLNFFVDRLTRVAPMYWLATFVTSALAAVGIYMPSTYSHGVVHLILSCLFIPALNEHGAMMPTLFIGWTLNYEMFFYLVFGILLAVRGSYRLILLSAIFLALASFGASFGAMLPQGVDAVRFYTSPYLLEFLAGCCLGSIFGISLTKFRPWPALGLGVAIYRFVEVPLTKRIRKAIDSWQGMAESSRKAAATARV; translated from the coding sequence ATGTCCCTTCAATACCTCCGTGCGCTTGCGGCCGTGGGGGTCGTGCTGTTTCACCAGTTCCAGAGCGTATCGCCGATCTTTACCGTAGGGAGATACGGGGTCGGCCTGTTCTTCGTCATCAGCGGTATCATCATGGTGTCGCTGACCGAAGGACGATCGATCAGGCCGTTGAATTTTTTCGTCGACCGCCTGACGCGCGTGGCGCCGATGTATTGGCTTGCCACGTTCGTCACGTCGGCCCTGGCCGCCGTCGGGATCTATATGCCGTCCACCTATTCCCACGGGGTGGTGCATCTTATCCTGTCGTGCCTGTTCATTCCGGCGCTTAACGAACATGGCGCCATGATGCCGACGCTATTTATCGGCTGGACGCTGAATTACGAGATGTTTTTCTATCTCGTCTTCGGCATCCTGCTGGCGGTCCGCGGCAGTTACCGGCTGATCCTGCTGTCGGCCATCTTTCTGGCATTGGCGTCATTTGGGGCGTCATTTGGGGCGATGCTGCCGCAGGGCGTCGATGCCGTTCGTTTCTATACCAGCCCCTATCTGCTGGAATTTCTGGCCGGGTGCTGTCTCGGATCGATATTCGGGATCAGCCTGACGAAATTCCGGCCCTGGCCGGCGCTTGGCCTGGGTGTCGCGATCTATCGGTTTGTCGAAGTTCCCCTTACGAAGAGGATCCGCAAGGCGATCGATTCCTGGCAGGGCATGGCGGAGTCCTCGCGCAAGGCAGCGGCAACCGCGCGGGTATGA
- a CDS encoding 2OG-Fe(II) oxygenase, with the protein MEFTKENTRLSPALPSVALSVPGLALGAPVEQLRARYLAARPFPHLVIDQLFPAEWLHAILEEYRTCDDLTWKSYDTALQKKKGTAPDSDLPPVMRAYFDFLQSAPFLRLLSEVTGIANLLPDPSLYGGGLHVVSGGGHFDLHVDFQKHPTTGLCNRLVVITYLNEGWEAAYGGNLELWSMKPSVRQVEIVPCFGRTVLMSQSAIAAHGHPSPIRAGMERKSVIAYFYTGGKSGGALARSSRSTTVYVRRPGRTLSARLQVLLHDALPSPGVRALQKIRHVVRNRWKSAMARQSQ; encoded by the coding sequence ATGGAGTTTACGAAAGAGAATACGCGGCTCTCCCCGGCACTTCCCTCCGTTGCGCTCTCGGTACCAGGTCTGGCATTGGGTGCGCCTGTCGAACAATTGAGGGCGCGTTATCTCGCGGCCCGTCCGTTTCCGCACCTGGTCATCGACCAGTTATTTCCCGCGGAGTGGCTGCACGCCATATTGGAAGAATATCGCACATGCGATGACCTGACATGGAAATCCTATGATACGGCGCTGCAGAAGAAGAAGGGTACGGCCCCCGATTCCGACCTGCCGCCCGTCATGCGGGCTTATTTCGACTTTCTGCAATCGGCTCCGTTTCTGCGGCTGCTGAGCGAGGTGACGGGCATTGCGAATCTTCTGCCCGATCCCAGCCTGTATGGCGGCGGGCTGCATGTCGTCTCGGGGGGCGGGCATTTCGACCTGCATGTCGATTTTCAGAAACATCCCACGACGGGGTTATGCAATCGGCTGGTCGTGATTACGTACCTGAACGAGGGATGGGAAGCCGCCTATGGCGGGAATCTGGAATTATGGAGCATGAAGCCCTCGGTTCGCCAGGTCGAGATCGTGCCCTGTTTCGGACGGACGGTCCTGATGAGCCAGTCCGCGATCGCGGCGCACGGGCACCCGAGTCCGATCAGGGCCGGCATGGAACGCAAATCGGTCATCGCGTATTTCTACACCGGCGGCAAGTCAGGCGGCGCGCTGGCCCGATCGTCCAGAAGCACGACGGTTTATGTGCGGCGCCCCGGCCGGACATTGAGCGCACGCCTGCAGGTGCTGCTGCATGACGCGCTGCCGTCGCCGGGTGTGCGCGCCCTGCAGAAAATCCGCCATGTGGTGCGCAATCGGTGGAAATCCGCCATGGCCAGGCAATCGCAATAA
- a CDS encoding NAD(P)-dependent alcohol dehydrogenase, whose amino-acid sequence MFACTGYAATAADARLAPFSFTRRDVRPDDVQIEILYCGVCHSDLHQARNEWHNTVYPCVPGHEIVGRVVETGGNVTRFRAGDLVGVGCLVDSCRECRNCRDGLEQYCEVGFVGTYNGRDRQDGSITYGGYSSAVVVDQSFVLKVPGNLDPAAVAPLLCAGITTYSPLRHWKVGPGQRVGIVGLGGLGHMGVKFARAFGAEVVLFTTSASKVEDGLRLGAHEVVLSRDADAMAREAGRFDFILDAVAADHDINAYLNLLKRDGTLVQVGAPEEKLPIAAFSLILKRRSFAGSLIGGIPETQEMLDFCGTHGITADIEMIRMDEIEDAYARMLRSDVKYRFVIDMATLQPTAG is encoded by the coding sequence ATGTTCGCATGTACCGGCTATGCCGCCACTGCCGCCGATGCGCGCCTGGCGCCGTTTTCCTTCACCCGCCGCGACGTCAGGCCCGATGACGTGCAAATCGAGATCCTGTATTGCGGGGTCTGTCATTCGGACCTGCATCAGGCGCGCAACGAGTGGCACAATACGGTCTATCCCTGCGTGCCGGGCCACGAGATCGTCGGCCGGGTGGTCGAGACGGGCGGCAACGTCACCCGCTTTCGCGCCGGCGACCTGGTGGGGGTGGGCTGCCTGGTCGATTCCTGCCGCGAATGCCGGAATTGCCGCGACGGGCTGGAACAATATTGCGAGGTCGGGTTTGTCGGCACCTATAACGGCCGCGACCGGCAGGATGGCAGCATCACCTATGGCGGCTATTCGTCGGCCGTCGTCGTCGACCAGTCCTTCGTGCTGAAGGTGCCCGGGAACCTGGATCCGGCGGCGGTGGCGCCGCTGCTGTGCGCGGGGATTACCACCTATTCACCGCTGCGCCACTGGAAGGTGGGGCCCGGGCAGCGCGTGGGCATCGTCGGGCTGGGCGGGCTGGGCCATATGGGGGTGAAGTTCGCCCGGGCCTTCGGCGCCGAGGTCGTGCTGTTCACCACCTCGGCCAGCAAGGTCGAGGACGGGCTGCGCCTGGGGGCGCACGAGGTCGTGCTGTCGCGCGATGCCGACGCCATGGCGCGCGAGGCGGGACGGTTCGATTTCATCCTGGATGCCGTGGCGGCGGATCACGACATCAATGCCTATCTGAACCTGCTGAAGCGCGACGGCACGCTGGTGCAGGTGGGCGCGCCGGAAGAGAAGCTGCCGATCGCGGCCTTCAGCCTGATCCTGAAGCGGCGCAGTTTCGCGGGCTCGCTGATCGGCGGCATTCCCGAGACGCAGGAGATGCTGGATTTCTGCGGCACGCACGGAATCACCGCCGATATCGAGATGATCCGCATGGATGAGATCGAGGATGCCTATGCGCGGATGCTGCGCTCGGACGTGAAATATCGCTTCGTCATCGACATGGCGACATTGCAGCCCACGGCCGGCTGA
- a CDS encoding aldo/keto reductase, protein MRYNPLGRTGLFVSELCLGTMTFGGDQGMWGRIGDLSQAQADAMVGSAIEAGINFIDTANVYSAGLSERITGQALRNVGVPREEIVLATKVYGRIGTGPNGVGASRSHILDQARASLKRLQTDHIDLYQLHGFDPATPIEETLEAMDVLVRAGDVRYVGVSNWAAWHIARALGIAERRNLAPIRSLQAYYTLAGRDLEREIVPMLAAEQVGLLVWSPLAGGLLSGKYDRDGNALSGEGRRAGFDFPPVDRPRAFAVIDAMRPIAARLECSVAQVAIAWLLHQKVVTSVIIGARTEAQLADNIGAAAVTLDAADLRSLDAVSALPAEYPGWMLERQGAYRQGDGPPARS, encoded by the coding sequence ATGCGCTATAATCCGCTGGGGCGAACCGGGCTGTTCGTTTCCGAATTATGCCTGGGCACCATGACGTTCGGCGGCGACCAGGGAATGTGGGGCCGGATCGGCGACCTGAGCCAGGCGCAGGCGGACGCGATGGTGGGGTCGGCGATCGAGGCGGGGATCAATTTCATCGACACGGCGAATGTCTATTCGGCCGGCTTGTCGGAACGGATCACCGGCCAGGCGCTGCGCAATGTCGGCGTGCCGCGCGAGGAGATCGTGCTGGCGACCAAGGTCTATGGCCGGATCGGCACGGGACCGAACGGAGTGGGCGCGTCGCGGTCGCACATCCTGGACCAGGCGCGCGCCAGCCTGAAACGCCTGCAGACCGACCATATCGACCTGTACCAACTGCACGGCTTCGACCCGGCCACGCCGATCGAGGAGACGCTGGAAGCGATGGACGTGCTGGTCCGGGCAGGCGACGTCCGGTATGTCGGCGTGTCGAACTGGGCGGCGTGGCACATCGCCCGGGCGCTGGGGATCGCCGAACGGCGCAACCTGGCGCCGATCCGCTCGCTGCAGGCCTATTACACCCTCGCCGGGCGTGACCTGGAGCGCGAGATCGTGCCGATGCTGGCCGCCGAGCAGGTCGGGCTGCTGGTCTGGAGCCCGCTGGCCGGCGGGTTGCTGTCGGGCAAATATGACCGGGACGGCAATGCCCTGTCGGGCGAGGGACGGCGGGCCGGCTTCGATTTCCCGCCGGTGGACCGGCCGCGCGCCTTTGCGGTGATCGATGCGATGCGGCCCATCGCCGCGCGGCTGGAATGCAGCGTCGCCCAGGTGGCGATCGCGTGGCTGCTGCACCAGAAGGTGGTGACGAGCGTGATCATCGGCGCCCGCACGGAAGCGCAACTGGCGGACAATATCGGCGCGGCGGCGGTGACGCTGGACGCGGCGGATCTGCGGAGCCTGGATGCGGTCAGCGCGCTGCCGGCCGAATATCCGGGCTGGATGCTGGAGCGGCAGGGGGCCTATCGACAGGGTGACGGCCCCCCTGCCCGGTCCTGA